From a single Ochotona princeps isolate mOchPri1 chromosome 12, mOchPri1.hap1, whole genome shotgun sequence genomic region:
- the LACC1 gene encoding purine nucleoside phosphorylase LACC1 isoform X2 has translation MGRKEPASYDGITTNQRGVTIAALGADCIPIVFADPVKKACGVAHAGWKGTLLGVAMATVHAMITEYGCRLEDIIVVLGPSVGPCCFTLPRELANEFHNLHPACVRMLDSPNPYIDIRKATRILLERGGILPHNIQDQNQDLSLCTSCHPDKFFSHVRDGVNFGTQIGFISLRE, from the exons ATGGGAAGGAAGGAGCCTGCGTCATACGATGGAATAACTACAAATCAGAGGGGAGTCACAATAGCAGCCCTTGGTGCTGACTGTATCCCTATAGTTTTTGCTGATCCTGTCAAAAAAGCATGTGGAGTTGCTCACGCTG GTTGGAAAGGTACTTTGTTAGGTGTTGCAATGGCCACGGTACACGCTATGATAACAGAATATGGCTGTCGTTTGGAAGATATTATTGTTGTGCTGGGACCTTCAGTAGGACCTTGCTGTTTTACTCTTCCACGGGAATTAGCAAATGAATTTCATAATCTTCATCCTGCATGTGTAAGAATGCTTGACTCACCAAATCCCTACATTGACATCCGAAAAGCTACAAG GATTCTTCTAGAGCGGGGAGGAATTCTTCCACATAACATTCAGGACCAGAACCAAGATCTGAGCCTCTGTACATCGTGCCATCCTGACAAGTTTTTCTCCCATGTCCGAGATGGCGTTAATTTTGGTACACAAATTGGCTTCATATCACTAAGGGAATGA
- the LACC1 gene encoding purine nucleoside phosphorylase LACC1 isoform X1 yields the protein MAEAVVIDLFDLKLNAQKNCHQRLLKALNAVKFHHAAKAKFLCIICCSSISCEKNGEHDNFELEASNGLSILLREFETVNNPSMAASLYTIKQKIDEKNLSSIKIVVPLHRKALMKAFIDHLFTDVYDFEFEDLQMTSKESFLKQSPEVNMITAQKLEEIQNEIETYLSSLPALKGELTIITSPLIPDIFTHGFTTRTGGISYIPTLSSFNLFSSSKRRDPKAVVQENLRRLANTAGFNVKKFYRIKTDHANAVWIMGRKEPASYDGITTNQRGVTIAALGADCIPIVFADPVKKACGVAHAGWKGTLLGVAMATVHAMITEYGCRLEDIIVVLGPSVGPCCFTLPRELANEFHNLHPACVRMLDSPNPYIDIRKATRILLERGGILPHNIQDQNQDLSLCTSCHPDKFFSHVRDGVNFGTQIGFISLRE from the exons ATGGCAGAAGCAGTTGTGATTGACCTGTTTGATTTGAAACTGAATGCTCAGAAAAACTGCCATCAGAGATTACTGAAGGCATTGAATGCTGTCAAATTCCACCATGCTGCCAAGGCCAAATTCCTTTGCATAATATGTTGCAGTTCCATCAGCTGTGAAAAGAATGGTGAACATGATAATTTTGAATTAGAAGCAAGCAATGGCTTATCAATCCTTTTGAGGGAATTTGAGACTGTTAACAATCCCAGCATGGCTGCCTCATTGTATACTATTAAACAAAAAATTGATGAAAAAAATCTGAGCAGCATTAAGATCGTTGTCCCCTTGCATAGGAAAGCATTAATGAAGGCTTTTATTGACCACCTCTTCACTGATGTTTACGATTTTGAGTTTGAAGATTTACAGATGACTTCGAAGGAGAGCTTTTTGAAACAATCCCCTGAAGTAAATATGATAACAGCTCAAAAACTAGAAGAAATCCAGAATGAGATAGAAACATATTTGAGTAGTTTGCCAGCACTGAAGGGAGAATTAACTATTATCACATCTCCTTTGATCCCAG ATATTTTCACACATGGATTTACAACAAGAACAGGTGGCATATCTTACATACCAACCCTTAGCTCATTCAATCTCTTCAGTAGTTCCAAAAGGAGAGATCCCAAGGCAGTTGTTCAAGAAAATCTACGTAGATTGGCAAATACTGCAGGATTTAATGTGAAGAAATTTTACCGGATAAAG ACTGATCATGCTAATGCCGTCTGGATTATGGGAAGGAAGGAGCCTGCGTCATACGATGGAATAACTACAAATCAGAGGGGAGTCACAATAGCAGCCCTTGGTGCTGACTGTATCCCTATAGTTTTTGCTGATCCTGTCAAAAAAGCATGTGGAGTTGCTCACGCTG GTTGGAAAGGTACTTTGTTAGGTGTTGCAATGGCCACGGTACACGCTATGATAACAGAATATGGCTGTCGTTTGGAAGATATTATTGTTGTGCTGGGACCTTCAGTAGGACCTTGCTGTTTTACTCTTCCACGGGAATTAGCAAATGAATTTCATAATCTTCATCCTGCATGTGTAAGAATGCTTGACTCACCAAATCCCTACATTGACATCCGAAAAGCTACAAG GATTCTTCTAGAGCGGGGAGGAATTCTTCCACATAACATTCAGGACCAGAACCAAGATCTGAGCCTCTGTACATCGTGCCATCCTGACAAGTTTTTCTCCCATGTCCGAGATGGCGTTAATTTTGGTACACAAATTGGCTTCATATCACTAAGGGAATGA